The Panicum hallii strain FIL2 chromosome 9, PHallii_v3.1, whole genome shotgun sequence genome has a window encoding:
- the LOC112873771 gene encoding anaphase-promoting complex subunit 11, translating into MKVKILQWHAVASWTWDAQDETCGICRMAFDGCCPDCKFPGDDCPLIWGACNHAYHLHCILKWVNSQTSTPLCPMCRREWQFKG; encoded by the coding sequence ATGAAGGTCAAAATTCTTCAGTGGCATGCGGTAGCTTCTTGGACGTGGGATGCACAAGATGAGACATGTGGCATATGCAGGATGGCATTTGACGGCTGCTGCCCAGACTGTAAGTTCCCTGGTGACGATTGCCCGCTGATCTGGGGCGCCTGCAACCATGCTTATCATCTTCACTGCATACTGAAGTGGGTCAATTCTCAAACATCTACACCACTTTGCCCCATGTGCCGTAGAGAGTGGCAGTTTAAGGGCTAA
- the LOC112876519 gene encoding uncharacterized protein LOC112876519: MAAGKAAAVKKPSFGTRAWRLLRLAVLWARRGGAAHSLRLLRTLRRHGHGLGGGARGDRLRHGEREFSIDETPAFRFRTPSARVLRLIPCIAPAVPDTPGLYGDDRYFFRDAAARALEDGAAYGYGGPESERGDGEEEEEELSCYCDEGGDEEEELLERAVAESCRASTAAEGDAGVDVKADEFIARFYAQMKLQRQISWLQYNEMMQRSVS; the protein is encoded by the coding sequence ATGGCGGCGGGGAAGGCGGCAGCGGTGAAGAAGCCGTCGTTCGGGACGCGGGCGTGGCGGCTGCTGCGGCTGGCGGTGCTCTGGGCGCGCCGGGGCGGCGCCGCGCACAGCCTGCGGCTGCTCCGCACGCTGCGGCGCCACGGGCACGGcctcggcggcggggcgcgcggcgaCCGCCTCCGGCACGGCGAGCGCGAGTTCTCCATCGACGAGACGCCGGCGTTCCGGTTCCGCACCCCGTCGGCCCGCGTGCTCCGCCTCATCCCCTGCATCGCGCCCGCGGTGCCGGACACCCCGGGGCTCTACGGCGACGACCGCTACTTCTTCCGCgacgccgcggcgcgcgcgctgGAGGATGGCGCCGCGTACGGCTACGGCGGCCCGGAGAGCGAGCGGGGagacggcgaggaggaggaggaggagctgagCTGCTACTGCGACGaaggcggcgacgaggaggaggagctgctgGAGCGCGCGGTCGCCGAGTCGTGCCGCGCGAGCACGGCCGCGGAGGGCGACGCCGGGGTGGACGTGAAGGCGGACGAGTTCATCGCCAGGTTCTACGCGCAGATGAAGCTGCAGCGCCAGATCTCGTGGCTCCAGTACAACGAGATGATGCAGAGGAGCGTCAGCTAG